The Pochonia chlamydosporia 170 chromosome 1, whole genome shotgun sequence genome window below encodes:
- a CDS encoding 3-oxoacyl-(acyl-carrier-protein) reductase (similar to Metarhizium acridum CQMa 102 XP_007806415.1): MTTGRWIRDAKWEKMPGANSALGIGRATAHQFAENGAKAIYICDYANSNLAAHKAEINAAYPAVDIHVWQFDAADEAKVKAVVDDALSRYGRLDVFFANAGITGLNVVFTEFNDADFMEVLRTNTLSVFLAAKYAAPAMMKTSSAKPQSGGSIIGTASVAGLRSNAGSTPYSASKAAVVSLAQTIAYQLAGTGVRVNAICPGLIETGMTAPVYEAARARGNEKKIGQLNPTRRGGQPDEIARVALFLGSDESSYVNGQAWAVCGGLSAGHPFVPGKLG; this comes from the exons ATGACTACAGGACGTTGGATTCGTGATGCCAAATGGGAGAAGATGCCAG GAGCAAATTCAGCACTCGGCATCGGCCGCGCAACCGCCCACCAGTTCGCCGAGAATGGCGCCAAGGCAATCTACATCTGCGACTACGCGAATAGCAACCTCGCTGCCCACAAGGCGGAGATCAACGCCGCGTATCCAGCCGTAGACATCCACGTCTGGCAGTTTGATGCGGCGGATgaggccaaggtcaaggctgtggtggatgatgccCTGAGCCGATATGGTCGGCTGGATGTGTTTTTTGCGAATGCCGGTATCACGGGGCTGAATGTGGTGTTTACGGAGTTTAACGATGCGGATTTTATGGAGGTTTTGAGGACAAATACACTTAG CGTCTTTTTGGCTGCCAAGTATGCCGccccagccatgatgaagacgTCGTCTGCGAAGCCGCAATCCGGAGGCTCCATCATCGGAACTGCCTCCGTGGCTGGTCTACGCTCCAACGCTGGTTCTACGCCGTACTCTGCCTCCAAGGCGGCTGTCGTGTCGCTCGCCCAGACTATCGCGTACCAGCTGGCCGGTACGGGGGTCCGCGTCAATGCCATTTGCCCCGGTCTCATTGAGACGGGCATGACGGCACCGGTGTACGAGGCCGCGAGGGCAAGGGgcaacgagaagaagattgggCAGTTGAATCCTACGAGGAGGGGCGGACAGCCGGATGAGATTGCGAGGGTGGCATTGTTCCTGGGCTCAGATGAGAGCAGCTATGTGAATGGACAGGCTTGGGctgtttgtggtggtttgagtGCAGGACACCCCTTTGTTCCTGGCAAGTTGGGTTAA
- a CDS encoding NAD dependent epimerase/dehydratase (similar to Metarhizium acridum CQMa 102 XP_007806417.1), producing the protein MTKVLLTGGSGFIAAHILDQLLNKGHQVITTVRTEEKAKPIREAYKDKGDQLEVVAVGDIAKENAFDEVVKKPGIEVVMHTASPFHFKWTDAQTELIDPALVGTTGILKAIKRSAPTVKRVIVTSSFASVLDEAHLSDASHTFTEQSWNPVTIDQLHSSPATAYRLSKTLAEKAAWDFVAREKPNFDLATICPPVVFGPVVHHLASLESINTSNERVVSLVSGGWNKGIPATGPITVWVDVRDTALAHVRAMEREDAGGKRHLTIGGRFKNRDIAEVAWRRFADLGDKLPERDVEGGGAPSASENFRYNNDETTRVLGMKWTGLDESIGDLIVSLKEHGI; encoded by the exons ATGACCAAGGTTCTCCTCACTG GCGGCTCGGGCTTCATTGCCG CCCACATCTTGGACCAGCTCCTCAACAAGGGCCACCAGGTAATCACGACTGTGCGAACCGAGGAAAAGGCCAAGCCCATCCGTGAAGCGTACAAGGACAAGGGAGATCAGCTTGAAGTAGTGGCGGTGGGCGACATTGCAAAGGAGAATGCGTTTGACGAGGTCGTCAAGAAGCCCGGCATTGAGGTGGTGATGCACACGGCGAGTCCGTTTCACTTCAAATGGA CCGACGCTCAAACGGAATTGATTGATCCCGCCCTCGTCGGCACCACAGGCATCCTCAAGGCCATCAAACGGTCCGCCCCAACCGTCAAACGAGTCATTGTCACGTCGTCATTCGCCTCCGTCCTCGACGAGGCACACCTCTCCGACGCATCCCACACCTTTACCGAACAGTCCTGGAACCCCGTCACCATCGACCAGCTGCACTCGTCGCCCGCCACGGCCTACCGTCTCTCCAAGACGCTCGCCGAGAAAGCGGCCTGGGACTTTGTCGCCCGCGAGAAGCCCAACTTTGACCTCGCCACCATTTGTCCGCCCGTGGTGTTTGGCCCCGTCGTGCACCACCTAGCCTCCCTGGAGAGCATCAATACTTCGAATGAGCGTGTTGTGTCGCTCGTCAGCGGCGGCTGGAACAAGGGGATTCCGGCGACGGGCCCCATCACCGTGTGGGTGGACGTGCGGGACACAGCGTTGGCGCACGTGAGGGCCATGGAGAGGGAGGACGCCGGCGGGAAGAGGCATTTGACGATTGGGGGCAGGTTTAAGAATCGTGATATTGCGGAGGTGGCGTGGAGGAGGTTTGCGGACCTGGGGGATAAGTTGCCGGAGAGGGATGTCGAGGGCGGAGGAGCGCCGAGCGCGAGTGAGAATTTTCGGTATAATAATGATGAGACGACGAGGGTGCTGGGGATGAAGTGGACAGGGTTGGATGAGAGTATTGGTGATTTGATTGTGTCGTTGAAGGAGCATGGGATTTAA
- a CDS encoding ATP-dependent metallopeptidase HflB (similar to Coccidioides immitis RS XP_001247807.1) yields the protein MAFYGVPALASVAAEAWPSIANSLATPWRSATLPAQRSETRPVSDAKGARSSLGDKASSAQLPDFIRDATPSLSTLPALPRNTAPMNIQNTVSTLSQVGLRAANPVLRQPQFQIKGFVPRAQWRPFASMRLQQLQFGGVAMQQRGFGTGFGSSNGISRNQLATVEESANRNAGNANMQNAFYQLLLRANMPGILVERYQSGRFATNAATEDAYKKALAALNAGTNATAGPSAPSGYGRGQWTTQEQAIANAAVSGSSYGAGASKGGKGEPIHVVVQESTRSLIFRWVKFFATFVVVTYLCFAAVTILIETLSTFRRGPGAKTDSEVKAEKQTTRFGDVHGCDEAKEELQEVVEFLKNPENFSDLGAKLPKGVLLVGPPGTGKTLLARAVAGEAGVPFFYMSGSEFDEIFVGVGAKRVRELFAAAKAKSPAIIFIDELDAIGGKRNPRDQAHAKQTLNQLLTELDGFDQDTKIIIMGATNLPNLLDKALTRPGRFDRHINVDLPDVRGRLAILKHHAKKIKAAPDVDLDAIAARSPGRSGAELENMLNLAALRASRARATMVSKDDMDWAFDRVTMGAERKSMVVTEKEKEMTAYHEAGHALVQLFEKDSSSRLYKVTILPKGPSLGHTAHVPQMDKYSYTAAEYMSNIRVLLGGKMAEEMRYGDDKVTSGVSNDLEKATDLSFMMITNFGMSNALGPVEYGRRYENLSSETRAIIEGEVQKTLKKSYEDVRKLLTEKRKELDLLAQALVQYETLDKKEVEMVIRGEKLPGRSIVPKGPLVLPIPSDTPQPPGLGNVPHPQPPESEAPPPAQADSSAADS from the exons ATTTCATCCGGGATGCGACTCCATCACTATCTACTCTCCCCGCTCTACCGAGAAATACCGCGCCAATGAATATTCAGAACACCGTATCTACGCTCTCTCAAGTTGGTCTGCGGGCGGCGAACCCCGTCTTGCGGCAGCCGCAGTTCCAAATTAAGGGATTTGTTCCTCGAGCACAATGGCGCCCGTTTGCATCAATGCGTCTGCAGCAGTTGCAGTTTGGAGGTGTGGCAATGCAACAGAGGGGCTTTGGCACAGGGTTTGGCAGCTCCAACGGCATTTCCCGGAACCAATTAGCTACTGTCGAGGAGTCTGCGAATCGAAACgctggcaatgccaacatgCAAAATGCGTTTTaccagctcctcctcagGGCGAACATGCCCGGCATATTAGTCGAGCGATACCAGTCAGGACGATTTGCAACAAACGCGGCCACCGAAGATGCGTACAAGAAGGCTCTGGCAGCACTTAATGCGGGCACCAATGCCACCGCGGGGCCATCGGCGCCGTCTGGATATGGTAGAGGGCAATGGACTACGCAGGAGCAGGCCATTGCTAATGCTGCTGTTTCGGGTAGTTCATACGGCGCCGGTGCATCCAAAGGCGGCAAGGGGGAGCCGATTCATGTTGTTGTCCAAGAATCAACACGGTCACTTATCTTCCGCTGGGTCAAGTTCTTTGCGACATTTGTCGTGGTTACATATCTTTGTTTTGCGGCTGTCACCATTCTTATCGAGACACTCAGTACGTTCCGACGTGGACCTGGCGCCAAGACGGATTCCGAGGTAAAGGCTGAGAAGCAGACTACGCGATTCGGCGACGTCCATGGCTGcgacgaggccaaggaggagctCCAGGAAGTTGTCGAATTTCTCAAGAACCCGGAAAACTTTTCCGACTTGGGTGCCAAGCTCCCCAAAGGCGTCTTGCTTGTCGGCCCCCCGGGAACCGGAAAGACGTTGCTTGCTCGCGCCGTGGCTGGTGAAGCTGGTGTACCATTCTTCTACATGTCCGGAAGTGAATTTGACGAAATCTTTGTGGGCGTGGGGGCCAAGCGTGTTCGGGAGCTTTTTGCTGCGGCCAAAGCCAAGTCTCCAGCGATTATCTTCATCGACGAACTGGACGCCATTGGTGGCAAGCGAAATCCTCGAGACCAGGCACATGCCAAGCAGACTCTCAATCAGCTGCTGACGGAACTCGATGGATTCGACCAAGACAccaaaatcatcatcatgggcGCTACCAACTTGCCAAATCTGCTGGACAAGGCTTTGACTAGACCTGGCCGTTTTGATCGTCACATTAACGTAGACCTCCCGGATGTTCGCGGGCGCCTGGCTATTCTGAAGCACCACGCGAAGAAGATCAAGGCGGCACCCGATGTTGACTTGGACGCTATTGCTGCCCGGTCTCCGGGGAGATCTGGTGCAGAGCTCGAAAACATGCTCAATCTCGCCGCTCTTCGAGCCAGCAGGGCCAGAGCCACAATGGTTTCAAAGGACGACATGGATTGGGCGTTTGATCGGGTTACTATGGGAGCAGAGAGGAAGTCGATGGTTGTCAcggaaaaggaaaaggaaatgACAGCCTATCACGAAGCTGGCCACGCACTCGTGCAACTCTTTGAAAAGGACAGCTCCAGTCGACTGTACAAGGTCACCATCTTACCCAAGGGCCCGTCGCTTGGTCACACTGCGCATGTGCCGCAAATGGACAAGTACTCATACACTGCGGCCGAGTACATGTCGAACATACGTGTGCTGCTTGGTGGAAAGATGGCCGAGGAGATGCGATATGGTGACGACAAGGTTACGTCTGGAGTTTCAAAT GACCTTGAAAAGGCTACGGATCTCAGCTTCATGATGATTACCAATTTTGGCATGTCGAATGCGCTGGGGCCAGTGGAATACGGCAGACGATACGAAAACCTGAGCTCTGAAACCCGAGCCATTATTGAGGGAGAAGTGCAGAAGACGCTGAAGAAGTCGTACGAGGACGTGAGGAAACTGCTTACGGAGAAGCGAAAAGAGCTCGACCTTTTGGCGCAGGCTCTTGTTCAGTATGAGAcgctggacaagaaggaggTGGAGATGGTGATTCGAGGAGAGAAGCTGCCGGGACGAAGTATTGTTCCCAAGGGCCCGCTGGTGTTGCCAATTCCCTCAGACACACCTCAGCCACCCGGGCTAGGAAACGTTCCGCATCCGCAGCCACCAGAGTCGGAGGCACCACCTCCAGCGCAGGCAGATTCATCTGCAGCTGACAGCTGA